The following are encoded together in the Girardinichthys multiradiatus isolate DD_20200921_A chromosome X, DD_fGirMul_XY1, whole genome shotgun sequence genome:
- the LOC124863529 gene encoding zinc finger protein 83-like yields the protein MSSIQLLRVLVNERLSAAADEIFEVVRKTISGYEEELLLSKQELYRQRRMLQGVAESRASQGGHPDEPQLTLCVWDEDFSSDHQQKEERQEPDWSSDSNRDPSSPCGRSQELEESSIIKVNITPPYVRNVISPTGFSEAVVKEEEEDPLPSTSTQQDVADGDPTSCSEADSEEEWRANSKSHSQSSSKKKKKKAKKKVPRPPVAPKLNPTKKNKSQICCKVCGRAFLLTVSLVNHMEAHSKDICGVCGEHFNSEESFDAHLKTHVKAESCSICGKCFTSCSGLEIHMRIHTGEKPFICSECGKCFTTRANMVRHVRIHTGERPYTCTVCSRSFNDYTTLKRHLFVHSVKNSSLGESSRENGDRKSSSVRKPRAVCKVCSMTFHSVLSLLNHGKQHETDLCCVCGNNFNSPESLAVHLDTHKNGKVCEVCGKCFDSQGHLEIHMRIHTGEKPFVCTECGKSFTTRPHLVRHSRIHTGERPYTCNFCNKSFNDYTTHKRHLLIHIKDCSPGSPFAAPSDDKETGSTPKRPQVTCKVCGVTFRSTISLVNHAKSHASELCGVCGNQFDSEQNLKLHLKTHISRRVCDVCGKCFDSQGHLKVHLRVHTGEKPFACSECGKSFNFRQNMLRHARGHTGEKPYVCTVCGRGFSDRSFLTQHRNTHTGEKRHRCQVCGKTFNRKTYVRLHMMKIHTSDKSRKKLED from the exons ATGTCCAGcatccagctcctccgggtgctGGTTAACGAGCGGCTCTCCGCGGCCGCAGACGAGATCTTCGAGGTGGTGAGGAAAACCATCTCGGGCTACGAGGAGGAGCTGCTGCTCTCCAAACAGGAACTCTACCGGCAGCGTCGGATGCTCCAGGGGGTGGCCGAGTCTCGAGCTAGCCAAGGTGGACACCCAG ATGAACCCCAGTTGACCTTGTGTGTCTGGGATGAGGACTTTTCCTCAGATCATCAGCAGAAAGAAGAGCGCCAAGAGCCAGACTGGAGCTCGGATTCAAACCGGGATCCCTCAAGTCCCTGTGGGAGGAGTCAGGAACTGGAGGAGAGCAGCATCATCAAGGTCAACATTACGCCTCCTTATGTGAGGAACGTCATCAGTCCAACGGGCTTCAGCGAGGCGGTTgtcaaagaggaagaagaggatcCTCTGCCGAGCACCTCGACCCAGCAGGATGTGGCTGATGGAGACCCCACAAGTTGCAGTGAGGCTGACAGTGAAGAGGAGTGGAGGGCCAACTCCAAATCCCACAGCCAGAGtagcagcaagaagaagaagaagaaggcaaaGAAGAAGGTTCCTCGTCCCCCAGTGGCCCCCAAACTGAACCCGACCAAAAAGAACAAGTCTCAGATCTGTTGCAAAGTCTGTGGTAGAGCCTTCCTCCTCACCGTGTCTCTGGTGAACCACATGGAAGCTCACTCCAAGGACATCTGCGGGGTGTGCGGGGAACACTTCAACAGCGAGGAGAGCTTCGACGCCCACCTGAAAACGCACGTGAAGGCAGAAAGCTGCAGCATTTGTGGGAAGTGTTTCACGAGCTGCAGCGGTTTAGAGATCCACATGAggatccacactggagagaagccGTTCATCTGCAGCGAGTGCGGGAAGTGCTTCACCACCCGAGCCAACATGGTGCGGCACGTCCGCATCCACACCGGGGAAAGGCCGTACACCTGCACAGTGTGCAGCAGAAGCTTCAACGACTACACCACCCTGAAACGCCACCTGTTCGTCCACTCCGTGAAGAACAGCAGCCTCGGGGAGTCTTCGCGTGAAAACGGTGACCGGAAGAGTTCATCTGTTAGAAAACCGCGAGCCGTGTGTAAGGTGTGCAGTATGACGTTCCACTCCGTGCTTTCCCTGTTGAATCACGGCAAACAACACGAGACGGACCTCTGCTGCGTGTGTGGGAATAATTTCAATTCACCGGAAAGCCTTGCAGTTCACCTGGACACTCACAAAAACGGGAAGGTGTGCGAGGTGTGCGGGAAGTGTTTCGACAGCCAGGGACACCTGGAGATCCACATGAggatccacactggagagaagccTTTCGTCTGCACTGAGTGCGGGAAATCCTTCACCACCCGACCCCACCTGGTGCGGCACAGCAGGATCCACACTGGGGAGCGGCCGTACACCTGCAACTTCTGCAACAAAAGCTTCAACGACTACACCACTCACAAGCGCCACCTACTGATCCACATCAAAGACTGCAGTCCAGGAAGCCCTTTTGCAGCTCCAAGTGACGACAAGGAGACCGGTTCAACTCCCAAACGTCCACAGGTGACATGTAAGGTTTGTGGGGTGACCTTCCGCTCCACGATttctttggtcaatcatgccaaaaGCCACGCCTCAGAGCTCTGCGGTGTCTGCGGCAATCAGTTCGACTCCGAGCAAAACCTCAAACTTCACCTGAAAACTCACATCAGCAGGAGGGTGTGCGACGTGTGCGGGAAGTGCTTCGACTCTCAGGGCCACCTGAAGGTGCACCTGAGGGTCCACACGGGGGAGAAGCCTTTCGCCTGCAGCGAGTGTGGGAAGTCCTTCAACTTCCGGCAGAACATGCTGCGACACGCCAGGGGCCACACGGGAGAGAAGCCGTACGTGTGCACGGTGTGCGGCCGTGGTTTCAGTGACCGCAGCTTTCTGACGCAGCACCGGAACACGCACACCGGAGAGAAACGGCACCGCTGCCAGGTGTGCGGAAAAACCTTCAACCGGAAGACCTACGTCAGGCTCCACATGATGAAGATCCACACCTCAGACAAGTCTCGGAAAAAGCTGGAAGATTAA